A region of Amyelois transitella isolate CPQ chromosome 19, ilAmyTran1.1, whole genome shotgun sequence DNA encodes the following proteins:
- the LOC106132576 gene encoding BAG family molecular chaperone regulator 2 — MEVDQFANEWSYAGEGSRLPLIDESSALGTQPPKDRLIAVLDQVEMRVERLRRDTVRIEEERDSLLSTLDSIKQSELLAEVTECDKDDIMRYAERILSRAMTVEVAVRTDRDTQQEEALHQVNMYIDQLVVSVQADAVVAHTRCLTYMNACTSQPDPNTGTDKNFETAILGCTLDDQKRVKKRLQGLLDYFAKLNVTTCS; from the exons ATGGAAGTGGACCAGTTCGCAAATGAATGGAGTTACGCCGGCGAAGGGTCTCGACTGCCCCTTATCGACGAGTCGTCGGCTTTGGGGACACAGCCGCCAAAAGACAG ATTGATAGCAGTATTGGACCAGGTGGAAATGCGAGTGGAGCGCTTGCGTCGTGACACGGTGCGCATCGAGGAGGAGCGGGACTCCCTGCTTTCGACCCTCGACAGCATCAAGCAGTCGGAGCTGTTGGCTGAAGTCACCGAGT GTGATAAAGACGATATAATGAGATACGCGGAGAGGATCCTGTCTCGCGCCATGACAGTAGAGGTGGCGGTGCGCACCGACCGAGATACGCAACAAGAGGAGGCTTTGCAccag GTGAACATGTATATAGATCAGCTAGTAGTATCTGTGCAAGCTGACGCGGTAGTGGCCCACACTCGCTGCCTCACCTACATGAACGCCTGCACCTCCCAGCCCGACCCCAACACCGGGACGGACAAGAACTTCGAGACTGCCATCCTCGGCTGCACCCTGGACGACCAGAAACGAGTCAAGAAACGCCTCCAGGGCCTCCTAGACTACTTCGCTAAATTGAACGTGACCACTTGCTCGTGA